TGCCGGGTGAGGCGACTACCTGATAGCATCACGTCCACGGAAGTACCGTTGCTATGGGCGAAGGCGTCATTAATATAGAAAATTATCCATTTTCCAGCCAATTCTGCAGCCTGTAGGTACCGATCATTTTAGCTGCCACAGTTTTAGACACCAAGTACGCACGCCGTTGCGGTATGGAGAAGAGAGCTCTATTGTTCAAAACGTAAATGCGCCTGACCCGTGCGCTACCAACCGATATACGACAAACTGCGGTGAAGGATCACGATGGGAGGTGGGAAGAGCCAAAAAGGTGGCAAGCATGGCTTCATCGGTAGGACGCTGGCGCACGATATCCTCGCCAGGCAGGCTAAACAGGACGACTTGATGCTCGGCGATCGGCCATACCGACCGGTGGAGCACTCAGTAGTCGAGCGTAAAAGTCTAGATGAGTTcacacttgctgctgaACATGGTCTGGAGACCTATCTGAGCACCCGTGGCGGCACCAGGGAGGTGCTCGCATCAGACTTCAACACCCAACtggcgcggatggtggaCTACTCGGAATCGAAGGATGACAGGGTGTTTCCCGCGGTGCCAATACCACGCAGATGCCTCTTCTTCGACGACGAGCAGAGGGAAACCATCGCCAAGCTGATCAAGCAGCGGGAGCACGCACAACACCTCAAGGAAAAACGCGTCAACAAACGCAGAAACAAGAAACTCGTTGATATGTATATGCACGGATCGGGGCCGAAACCGGTAAATGGGATATTTGACCCGCTAAAGTTGCGtacgaaaatgaagaatGCATCGCACGGGAACGTGGTAGGCAGCGGCAGCGACAGTGAAGACCTAAGTGACTTCGATCTGGAAGACGATgaagagggggaagaagaaCCCGGTTACGCAACAGACGAAGAAGATGAAGGCGCAGAAGGGTCTGAGGGATCATCGGAATGCGACAGCGAAGTTTCGGAAGATTCATCTGAGGACTCTGAAGATGAGGGTGCCAATGACGCTGCAAGAACGCCAATGTCACCTGCACGATCGAAGCGCTCTGTCAGGTTTGCTGAACCGCTACGTAGCCCTGCTGGCGCCCCTAAATGGCGACGTCAACCTACTGGGATTGCACTAAAGTCGGGGCGTATGAATACGTTCAAGGCAAGAGCCAACATGGCCAAGCGCACCTCGCAGGATGATTATAGCAGTGAGGAGGATGAGGATGACGACATTTCGGATGAGTATTACAGTGATGATGATgttgaggaggaggaggatgaggatgaagatgaggatGGTATTGATGAGGGagaagatgaagatgaagatgaagatgacAGTGGATTTGAGACCGAGGAAATTGTGGAGACACCCCCGCCCGAAGCTGCCCTGCCTGCTCGTGCAGAAAGTTGCGGTGTAAAGGTGTCAGAATCGCAACCAAACGAGAATGTGAAGGTCAAACAAGTGGCGCGAGACCTGAAATACGTCAAGGAATATAAAACAGCCATCGAGCACGAGGTGTCTAGCGTGGATATCTGCAAGATGGATGCCAACGAACTCAATCGCATTGAAACCAAATGCTTCTACACATGGAGGAAGCTGCTGGCACAAATTGAagatgaggaggagagAGTGGTAACACCGTACGAAAAGAACATAGAGTTCTGGAGGCAGCTGTGGAGGGTGATCGAGCGCAGCCACATCCTGCTGATCATAATCGACGCAAGAGACCCCCTGTTTTACAGGGTACCGGACCTTGAATCGTACGTCAAGGAGGTCGACAGCAGGAAGGAAATGATGCTCATCCTCAACAAGGCCGACTATCTCACCCTGGAGCTGCGGAAGGCTTGGGCAGAATATTTCAAATCACAGGTAAGCACATGTAAATACCCACTCATCACAGCTCAGGGCATCGATTTCGTATTCTTCTCCACAATTTGGGGGAAGAATGACAAGCCTCATGCAGGGGCTGAACAGCAGCAAGAGGACCCCTGCTGCAAGGTCTACAATGTGGCCATGCTGTTGGAGAAAATCAACGGCTACCGCCAACGACAGTCTGCCGTGTTCTCCGAGCTGAATGATGCAGATAATGCCGAGATACCGTTATACACTGTGGGATTTGTAGGATACCCCAACGTGGGTAAAAGTTCGCTCATCAACTGCCTCATGGAGGCAACGAAGACCAACGTGAGTTGCCAACCCGGGAAAACGAAACACCTGCAAACCCTGCCATTGAAGAAGGAAAACATAACCCTCTGCGATTGCCCAGGTAAGACGGAGCTCCTTGGAACCACATAACGAACACAGGGCTCATCTTCCCCAACATTGTCTCAACGAAGCACCACCTGCTCATAAACGGCATCGTCGCAACCGCCCACTTCAGGGGCAGTCTGATATTTGCCGTGCAGCTCATATGCAACCGCATACCGAAACAGCTGTGCGAACGCTATGACGTTGACCGGGCAGAATGTGTCATACTCGGAAGGGACAGCAAGCCCATTCTCTTCAGCCAAAAGTTCCTGGAATTCATTTGTCACAGCAGGAAATTCTACTCCGGCGGCAAGGGCGGGCAGCCGGATCTCGGCAGGGCTGCCAAACTGGTTGTGAAGGACTACGTCAGCGGCAGCCTGCTCTACTGCGCATGGCCCCCGACGTGCAGGCAGACCATGGTGGAGTTTGAGGCAGAGCAAACTAGGGACCTAGCTGAGTCCTTAAGCAACCTGAATATCGCAGGCAAGGGAACGAGCAGACTCAACAACGACATGAAAGTTTCGAGCGAGGTCAAGCGAGAGGAATCGAAGCTCCAGGAGTGGCTTTTGGCCACGGGAGAAGACATACCCGAGGCAAAGGAGAAGCCCATGACCAAACGCAAAATGCGGTTCCTAATCAAAGGAAAGCGCAAAAGCGACAAAAAGAAAACTGTCGAACCGTATGCTTAAATTTTTTAACCCAACAGTTCTATTGTGCAGAGCAGAATAACGATAGTGGCAATCAGGACGCCGGGAGCGTCTGCGAAGTTCCCCGAGTGTGATGCGATATGTGCCACTATGGTGTTAGGGTCGTAGACGTTGAGCGGCGCCGTGTGCACAGCTGCAGGTGCGATTGGAGGCACAGCGTGCCCTATCCCGGCTGCTGGCGGCGGATGCATAGCGATGGGCTGGAGAGTGGGCGCCGTTGGCGGGTGCGTGAAGCTACGTAACGCGTGGATGCGCGCAGGCGGCTGCCTCTGGGCGCAGTGTACCTGAACGCATGAACGTGACTGCAGCTGTTCGCAATCCTTACACGTCACGTGTACCTTTAAGTTGTCCACAAAGAATTTGCTCTGTAGATTTGACGCTAGGATCCTGATGTTCTGGTTAGACGTGAATATCAGCGATGAACCGTGGAGCGATCCCTCCCATCGCTGGGACTGCCTACAGCTCGATAACGTCTGATGGCTCACGCTATAGTGGACCTGCAATTTGGGCGACTTGAAGAGCCGTTTGACGCGGTTGTAGGCGCCATGGCCGGCAGCAGCCAGACCGTGCACCACCATCCCGATGGCACCGtggtcgccgccgtcggaaCCGTCATCGTCGGAGTCTTTGTCGGACGAAAACATCCCCCGTAATTTTTCACCTAACTGTGGGAATATTTCGAGAAACGATCCACCTTCATCATCTGAGGAATAGTCCAAATCATCCAAAGATAATCGTGACGCTGGCTCCATCTCAAGCATGCCATCTTCTTCGCCTTCTTCCTCGTATGCCGCCTCCTTAGGGCTCTCCTTCCCTGGAACCTTGTACCACTGCAAAACAACTCGAACTGCGACGTCTACGAACCCATCCCTATCAACTGCGCAAGATCTCGCATATGATTTGATATCGGCGTTGGAAGTGGACGGCCTGAACTTCATGTCAAACGAGTTTATCTCCAAAAAAGAGCcttcgtcgccctcatcatcctccgAGTGCCCACCCTCATAAGCTCCATGATGCCCAGAACTGGTTGTATCCATACTACCCTCTATTACGTTGATGCGGCCTTGCGTGGGCGGGAACAGATGGCAAATGTCCGCGTTGCTTACTCCGGGGGTTGGACACCGCTTGCAGACAGTATGCATGCCGCATTGGTGCTGCAGCGGATTGGAACTGTCTGACTCGAATTGATTACATCCCGCAGCTACACAGACGTTGTATCCTTCTTGGCTTGCGCCATGCGGCGCCGCAGGAGCTCCCAAATTCTGCCCCCCGGGGAATAGACGATTAGCGCCTGGCAGATAGTGAGACAATTACACATTGCTATCGATAGGACTTACCGACGTTTGGAGCTCCGGCAAAGGCCGAAATGGCAAGCAACGCCAACGATAGACGCCATGTTGCGATAAGTCGGTACCGATGCCACCGCGCTCCGCACATTTCCAAAATGGCAGAGGGGGGAACGTGGCAACCAGATACGTTTTTAATGTGCGATGTGTTAGAATTTCTAAGGCGGCGGCGATCCCAGCGGCACAGATGCCGTCAGCTGTAGACACCCGGAAAAGAGGTGCATAGTGGAGCGGCGTTGTCTCTGTTCTATATATTTAAGCACCGCATTATAATATGAACGGTACTGCGTGCAGCAACTGCCTGAACGCTCATTCGAAGAACAGAAATACCATACGATCGCGAAGCCGACCTATGCCTCAATTCACATAAAGGAGCGCCATGCAGTCACGCTAAATAAGCAAAACCGCGATGTACAACAGCAAAACAGCTGTATACTCACAAACATGACTTGCCGACATAATAGGTTCCACATCGACCAGCCTCTATGAACGATTTCACCATGATCCACACCCTAACTTTGGGATAAGCTACTCATGATAATGACACGCATTTTTACAAGTATATAGCGGATATACAGTATAACAAAAGGGGCATGACAATAATAATCCCCAAATCACCGCTTCCGAAAAACACACACAAAACTGCTTGCCGTATATCGCGCTTTTCACCTATCATACGAACCAAATAGTATCAAGAAATCAATGTTAAAAGGGATTTTTTGTGGACCGGCAGGTGATCGCAGGACACAGCACGATACGCTACTTGGCTTTCTGCACACCGACGAAACGGCACATAACGCCTCCAATACACCCTCATAGAAGTTACAAAGCTGACACGAAACAAGAAATACAATGCATAGATCTGCACATTAACACGACAAATTTTGCAGGAcacgcgcagcgcagcacggGATGTCGACGTCCCCCGCACCGTTGCTCACGGCGCAGACGACGCGTGGCAAGCCGCACGAACCGTTGCACGCAAGACACACTGACACACGATTTATTAAATAAAGCATTGTTCTGTCACGGTGACAGCTGCATGCACCTCCATAGTGTAGCTGACCGAAGTACAGGATAACGCCGACCTCGACGTGCACCCCGGGGACTCAACGTCGGAAAACGACGCTGTCACGGAGTGACAACGTTCACATTCAACGAGGGACGGATACCGCCACAAATTACGCACACTGGACGCCAACACGCCGTTGTGAGGCTTGGTGTGCATAATTTGTGCGGGACCACGACAGGTTGGTGAGGTTCGTATGTGGAAGGTTGTCGCAATGTGGCAAAGTGTCTTTTCGCACGTCCAAATACTTCGCTGTTGTTGAAATAATTTTTTGCCTTTTTTGCATTCGTTGGAGCTCGGCATTGCTCGCATCGGCGTGTATTTACTCACAACCCACACGCCATTCGTGCTGAGTACGACGTTCCGCAGGAGGGTGGTAAATTTGGTGTTATATGTTGGTTAATGGTGTGTTGTTAGTGTGAGGTTTCGTTGGCTCAAGTGTATGCTTTAAGTAGCTGTAGACATCGCGGCTACTTGGATCAGCAGCGTGACAGCAACGCAAGTCGCGAGAATGAGGTAATGCAGTACATTAGCTCCAACGCAGTACTCGATTAATCTTCGGAACGATGAGCGACCACATCGACGAACACATTCTCAGCAAGTTCCACATACTTCAGAAGTTGGGCAAAGGTGCTTATGGCATCGTCTGGAAGGTGGTGAACAAGGAGACCCAGGAAGTAGTGGCGCTGAAGAAGATATTCGATGCTTTCAGGAACTCGACGGATGCACAGAGGACGTACAGGGAAATTATGTTCCTGCATTATCTGAGGAAATGTAACAATATTGTGGAGATTAAGGAGGTATATGCCGCTAAGAACGATAGGGATCTCTACATAACTTTTGAGTATGTGGACACGGATTTGCACGCCGTTATCCGGATCAATATTTTGGAGGAAGTGCACAAGAAGTACATTCTGTACCAAATCATCAAGGCCATtcacttcatccactcaGGAGACCTGCTACACAGGGATCTTAAGCCATCAAATGTCCTGCTCAATGCAAAATGTAACATAAAGCTGGCGGATTTCGGACTCGCCAGGAGCATCGCTCATGATGAAATCACCGATGAGGCCCCAGTCCTGACGGACTACGTCGCCACCAGATGGTACCGCGCTCCCGAGATACTGGTGGGCAGCACCAAGTACACCAAGGGTGTCGACATGTGGGCAATTGGTTGTATTCTTGCGGAACTGCTTATCAACAAGCCGCTCTTTCCCGGGTCCTCCACCATCAACCAACTCTCTAAGGTAATCGCGTTCACTGGTATGCCTAGCGAGGAAGACATGGAGTCGCTCGGCTCGCCATTCAccgcgatgatgatgagctcACTCACGAAAATTCCGCAAAGATCCATTAAAGATTACCTCCCCAATGCGCCTGATGATGCCATAGACCTTGTCAGGAAGCTGTTACAATTCAACCCAAACAAGCGTATATCCACACTTCACGCCCTGAACCATCCCTACATCCGGTCATTCCACAAATCCAACGACTCTCTGGCTGCGCTACCCAAGGCTGTAAAAATCCCTGTTTGTGACAACGTCAAGTACGACGTTGCCAACTACCGCAGGCTCATATACAGGTACATCGAAGAGCGGAAGTCCCACCAAAGAGCACACAAGGACGACGCCTCAGCACTTGCGCATGAGCACAAGCATGCGCCTCGTTCACCAGATGCCGTCAAGGAGCCAACAAATCCAGTCACCACAGACAAGAGTGCCGATGAGGCTAGACACACCAAGTGCACCGCCAACAAGGAGCGGAATTCCTACTCAACCCAAGCCCTCGGAAACTTAATTGCAACTCACAAGAACGCAGCAAAACTGAGACCTGTCGcggaacaaccagctatgCAAGCGAATGTTGCCCAGCCGGCTTCAAGGTTGCCCATACAATCCTGGCGAGGCTTTTTCCAGAACACGTGCGGATCGAGCGTCCAAAGGAATAACACCTACAATCAACCACAGCTGGTACTGAGGCAGAAACCCCAGCCACAACCTGCACCTGCTCACTACCAATGCAAAGTCAAGCATCAGCAGGACTCAGGTTACAGTGGCATGTACTTCTTCTGAGATCCAACAAAGCACGCTGCTCTACGATTAGCAGTATAACACTCCATAACGTACATTCATGTGATCAAATATACTTTCCCTTCTCCATTCTAGACATCTTTATGTGCGAAAGCCGTCGGCTGCACGCGGAATCTCCAGTGCGCTACACACAGCTGCCCCGCACCGGGAGACCAAATGGGGAACGCTGCTGGCATCAAAGCTATTTGAGACATCTACAGTTGAAATTTTTTAAGTAGTGTGTGACACCATGAGTAATATCTCGTGTCGTGGGTTTTCCATCACCCGTTCAATGGCCGGGGGACGGCTTGCCCCTAAGGGTAGCTTTGCCACGTGCTACCAATGCCGCGATTCGAAGCGATTCCTCAACGTTTCGGAATTCGGTGGCATGAAATTGCTTAAGGAGCGTGGAATTCCCACGCCAATGAACCTCCTTGCGCGCTCCCCGGTTGAGGCTGAAAGCATCACGCGTGAAATCCTGAGTAACACCAAATGTGGCCAGGTCGTCATGAAAGCGCAAGTACTTACGGGAGGAAGAGGAAAAGGGAAGTTCGTCGGCACTGAGATATCTGGCGTCGAGCTCGTGCAATCTCCGGATTTGGCCAAGGTCACCGCCGAAAAGATGATTGGCAACATCCTTGTCACCAAACAAACAGGCAAATCAGGGTTGAAGTGCAAAGAAGTCATTGTTGCCGAGAAATTGAACCTCGCTAAGGAGAGATACATCTCGTTTATGCTCGACCGCAAGTCCAGTACCATAATGGCCATCGCCACGAAACATGGTGGCGGcaatgtggaggaggtttCAGAGAAAGATCCGTCAGCCGTTCTCACTATAGGTATCAACCCATTGAAGGGCATATCCGACGTCGAAGTGGGCAAAATAGCCGACCATCTGGACTTCTCGGAAAGCCTCAAGGAAGAAACCAAAAAGGTTGTCAAAGGATTGTATGACACCTTCGTCAAAAATGACGCTCTTTTGTTGGAAATAAACCCAATATCGGAAACTAACGACCAGAAGTTGGTTGCCTGCGACTCAAAAATCATCATAGACGACAATGCGGATTTCAGACAGAAGGACATATTTGCATCCGTCGCGCCGCCAGAAAACGAACTAGAGGCACGCGCTTTAGAGGCCGGGTTGAACTACATACCCCTTGGGGGCAACGTGGCCTGCATTGTGAATGGAGCGGGGCTAGCGATGGCCACACTAGATCTCCTGACACACCATGGAGGTACGCCTGCTAACTTCCTAGACGTCGGAGGGAGCGCCACCAGCGATATGCTCGGACAAGCGCTAGATATCGTGGCATCGGACTCTAATGCGAAGGTGCTTTTGGTAAATATTGTAGGTGGAATCGTTCACTGTGACAAATTCGCAACCTCCTTCGTGGAAGCCACCAAAAAGTCAAAAATGCAAATACCTGTAGTCATGCGTCTCCAGGGAACGAAATCAGACGTGGCGAAGAAAATTTTGCACGAGGCACAGATACCACATATTTTTTGCTCAGATTTTGATTCGGCTGCAAAGTCGGCTGTAGAGATTGCAAACGCGTCTTGATTTGATTTTGGCCAAAGTGTTACATAACAATACGTATCTGACATTAGTGGCTTCCAAAACCAAAAAACCTGTGGCTAATGTAATCATGCACATAAAAATCGCAATTACATCACCGCCAAATGCACAGTGTGATAACATCGGGCATTCAAAGGTATGAAAGCAGTAATCTGCTGTTGTAGATACATTTCTGATCGTTCACTCTCGTGAGTTTTGCTGAGCATCGTTGGCTGCTGTGTGTTGGCGAAATCCTACAACGCCCCTATATCCGATGCGACACGGCGAAATGACGCAATGTAAACTGGATGGGGCCGCAAGATCACAGGAATGAAAGCTTGGAGACGCAGCAGAAACCTAGGCAAGCTCCTTGAAGGATTTTTACAGAGGGCTAAGATGAAAACGTGAAATCACGATAGAAGCCAAAAATTTAAAATCTAGTTTTTTGCGATATGAAAAATACGCTTCCATTAAGTGAAGCTACATTACGTCTTTAGACGTTAAAGAGACTTATCGAAAATGACCTCAGGAACTAGTAGAAAGGTAACTGGATATTCGGACTCAAAATCTATGGTTGGAACTACATATATAGCCAACGCACAATATCTACTCAATAGAAAGCCCAAAAGCCAGCGAGGTAGTATAATATGCGCAGAGTATCGTAATCCATAGAGAGCAATGCATTGCGAAGATTTACACGACCCAGTGTATTGCGGTATTCCGACTCCTCGTAACCCACGGCATTTAGCATCGCTCGCGAACGATTATCTACCAAGGCCGTTCCGCAGCCAAAGGCTTGAGGATTAGTCGCATCCCACAAAGAAGTTAGGCCTGCCCATAACATAGGCGCAATCCCCACCAGGACCACTGCGCAAGCTTCCGGGTCCTTCGCACATGATGCATCCCACGTTGCTtctgaactgtaagcagaaGTGTAGCTATCAGTGGTTTTTATATGATTCAGGAACCTATCACAACTATCCGCGACTTTACCTACGCTCTTTAAAACAATTTCAGATCCGAGTTTCTTGGTCTGTAAAACGTTCTCATAATCGCTGTGCTCGAAATTCCTAAACATCTTTGCTAGTAAACAGGGCCTCTTTGCCATAGGCCttttg
This sequence is a window from Babesia bigemina genome assembly Bbig001, chromosome : I. Protein-coding genes within it:
- a CDS encoding succinly CoA-ligase beta subunit, putative, with translation MSNISCRGFSITRSMAGGRLAPKGSFATCYQCRDSKRFLNVSEFGGMKLLKERGIPTPMNLLARSPVEAESITREILSNTKCGQVVMKAQVLTGGRGKGKFVGTEISGVELVQSPDLAKVTAEKMIGNILVTKQTGKSGLKCKEVIVAEKLNLAKERYISFMLDRKSSTIMAIATKHGGGNVEEVSEKDPSAVLTIGINPLKGISDVEVGKIADHLDFSESLKEETKKVVKGLYDTFVKNDALLLEINPISETNDQKLVACDSKIIIDDNADFRQKDIFASVAPPENELEARALEAGLNYIPLGGNVACIVNGAGLAMATLDLLTHHGGTPANFLDVGGSATSDMLGQALDIVASDSNAKVLLVNIVGGIVHCDKFATSFVEATKKSKMQIPVVMRLQGTKSDVAKKILHEAQIPHIFCSDFDSAAKSAVEIANAS
- a CDS encoding mitogen activated protein kinase, putative, which gives rise to MSDHIDEHILSKFHILQKLGKGAYGIVWKVVNKETQEVVALKKIFDAFRNSTDAQRTYREIMFLHYLRKCNNIVEIKEVYAAKNDRDLYITFEYVDTDLHAVIRINILEEVHKKYILYQIIKAIHFIHSGDLLHRDLKPSNVLLNAKCNIKLADFGLARSIAHDEITDEAPVLTDYVATRWYRAPEILVGSTKYTKGVDMWAIGCILAELLINKPLFPGSSTINQLSKVIAFTGMPSEEDMESLGSPFTAMMMSSLTKIPQRSIKDYLPNAPDDAIDLVRKLLQFNPNKRISTLHALNHPYIRSFHKSNDSLAALPKAVKIPVCDNVKYDVANYRRLIYRYIEERKSHQRAHKDDASALAHEHKHAPRSPDAVKEPTNPVTTDKSADEARHTKCTANKERNSYSTQALGNLIATHKNAAKLRPVAEQPAMQANVAQPASRLPIQSWRGFFQNTCGSSVQRNNTYNQPQLVLRQKPQPQPAPAHYQCKVKHQQDSGYSGMYFF
- a CDS encoding membrane protein, putative, which encodes MASIVGVACHFGLCRSSKRANRLFPGGQNLGAPAAPHGASQEGYNVCVAAGCNQFESDSSNPLQHQCGMHTVCKRCPTPGVSNADICHLFPPTQGRINVIEGSMDTTSSGHHGAYEGGHSEDDEGDEGSFLEINSFDMKFRPSTSNADIKSYARSCAVDRDGFVDVAVRVVLQWYKVPGKESPKEAAYEEEGEEDGMLEMEPASRLSLDDLDYSSDDEGGSFLEIFPQLGEKLRGMFSSDKDSDDDGSDGGDHGAIGMVVHGLAAAGHGAYNRVKRLFKSPKLQVHYSVSHQTLSSCRQSQRWEGSLHGSSLIFTSNQNIRILASNLQSKFFVDNLKVHVTCKDCEQLQSRSCVQVHCAQRQPPARIHALRSFTHPPTAPTLQPIAMHPPPAAGIGHAVPPIAPAAVHTAPLNVYDPNTIVAHIASHSGNFADAPGVLIATIVILLCTIELLG
- a CDS encoding GTPase subfamily protein, putative, with product MGGGKSQKGGKHGFIGRTLAHDILARQAKQDDLMLGDRPYRPVEHSVVERKSLDEFTLAAEHGLETYLSTRGGTREVLASDFNTQLARMVDYSESKDDRVFPAVPIPRRCLFFDDEQRETIAKLIKQREHAQHLKEKRVNKRRNKKLVDMYMHGSGPKPVNGIFDPLKLRTKMKNASHGNVVGSGSDSEDLSDFDLEDDEEGEEEPGYATDEEDEGAEGSEGSSECDSEVSEDSSEDSEDEGANDAARTPMSPARSKRSVRFAEPLRSPAGAPKWRRQPTGIALKSGRMNTFKARANMAKRTSQDDYSSEEDEDDDISDEYYSDDDVEEEEDEDEDEDGIDEGEDEDEDEDDSGFETEEIVETPPPEAALPARAESCGVKVSESQPNENVKVKQVARDLKYVKEYKTAIEHEVSSVDICKMDANELNRIETKCFYTWRKLLAQIEDEEERVVTPYEKNIEFWRQLWRVIERSHILLIIIDARDPLFYRVPDLESYVKEVDSRKEMMLILNKADYLTLELRKAWAEYFKSQGIDFVFFSTIWGKNDKPHAGAEQQQEDPCCKVYNVAMLLEKINGYRQRQSAVFSELNDADNAEIPLYTVGFVGYPNVGKSSLINCLMEATKTNVSCQPGKTKHLQTLPLKKENITLCDCPGLIFPNIVSTKHHLLINGIVATAHFRGSLIFAVQLICNRIPKQLCERYDVDRAECVILGRDSKPILFSQKFLEFICHSRKFYSGGKGGQPDLGRAAKLVVKDYVSGSLLYCAWPPTCRQTMVEFEAEQTRDLAESLSNLNIAGKGTSRLNNDMKVSSEVKREESKLQEWLLATGEDIPEAKEKPMTKRKMRFLIKGKRKSDKKKTVEPYA